One Streptomyces sp. NBC_01237 genomic region harbors:
- the dusB gene encoding tRNA dihydrouridine synthase DusB: MTTLAPALPQLRIGPHTVQPPVVLAPMAGITNAPFRTLCREFSGGKGLFVSEMITTRALVERNEKTMQLIHFDASETPRSIQLYGVDPVTVGKAVRMIVDEDLADHIDLNFGCPVPKVTRKGGGSALPYKRPLLRAILHQAVSNAGALPVTIKMRKGIDDDHITYLDAGRIAVEEGVTAVALHGRTAAQHYGGTADWDAIARLKEHVPEIPVLGNGDIWCADDARRMMRETGCDGVVVGRGCLGRPWLFGDLVSSFEGTPTRRAPGLREVADVMLRHATLLGEWIGDETRGVIDFRKHVAWYLKGFSVGSEMRKKLAVTSSLEELGGQLRELDLDQPWPDGADGPRGRTSGNNRVVLPDGWLKDPYDCAGVSADAELDTSGG; this comes from the coding sequence ATGACCACGCTCGCCCCCGCGCTCCCGCAGCTCCGCATCGGCCCGCACACCGTGCAGCCGCCGGTGGTGCTCGCCCCCATGGCCGGTATCACCAACGCCCCGTTCCGGACCCTGTGCCGGGAGTTCTCCGGCGGCAAGGGGCTGTTCGTCAGCGAGATGATCACGACGCGGGCGCTGGTCGAGCGCAACGAGAAGACCATGCAGCTCATCCACTTCGACGCGAGCGAGACCCCGCGCTCCATCCAGCTGTACGGAGTGGACCCGGTCACCGTCGGCAAGGCGGTCCGGATGATCGTCGACGAGGACCTCGCCGATCACATCGACCTGAACTTCGGCTGCCCGGTCCCCAAGGTCACCCGCAAGGGCGGCGGCTCCGCGCTCCCGTACAAGCGGCCCCTGCTGCGGGCCATCCTGCACCAGGCCGTCTCCAACGCGGGCGCGCTTCCGGTCACCATCAAGATGCGCAAGGGCATCGACGACGACCACATCACCTACCTCGACGCGGGTCGCATCGCCGTCGAGGAGGGCGTCACGGCCGTCGCCCTGCACGGCAGGACCGCGGCCCAGCACTACGGCGGCACCGCCGACTGGGACGCCATCGCGCGCCTCAAGGAGCACGTCCCGGAGATCCCGGTCCTCGGCAACGGCGACATCTGGTGCGCGGACGACGCGCGCCGGATGATGCGCGAGACGGGCTGCGACGGGGTGGTCGTCGGCCGGGGCTGCCTGGGGCGTCCCTGGCTCTTCGGCGACCTGGTGAGCTCCTTCGAGGGGACGCCGACGCGGCGGGCGCCGGGGCTGCGCGAGGTCGCGGACGTCATGCTGCGTCACGCGACGCTGCTGGGGGAGTGGATCGGCGACGAGACCCGTGGCGTGATCGACTTCCGCAAGCACGTGGCCTGGTACCTCAAGGGCTTCTCCGTCGGCTCCGAGATGCGCAAGAAGCTGGCGGTCACCTCCTCGCTGGAGGAACTGGGCGGTCAGCTGCGCGAACTGGACCTGGACCAGCCCTGGCCGGACGGCGCCGACGGGCCGCGCGGGCGCACTTCGGGCAACAACCGGGTCGTCCTGCCGGACGGCTGGCTGAAGGACCCCTACGACTGCGCGGGCGTGAGCGCCGACGCGGAGCTGGACACCTCGGGCGGCTGA
- a CDS encoding MFS transporter, giving the protein MSESSVRTHTRARALRAARAKPAAAGTPVARHDHPTPVLGSLGLFTVLLGAALPLIDFFIVNVALPTIDHSLDAGPALLELVVAGYGLSYAVLLVLGGRLGDMAGRRRLFLLGMAAFGLTSLACGLAPDAWTLVGARVAQGASAALMLPQVLATIQASTAGHRRARAMSLYGATAGLSMVAGQILGGVLVAAAPMSSVFGESAGWRSVFLVNVPVAAVGLVLAARAVPETRSKRPAPIDVPGTLLLALSLVTLLAPLTEGRAAGWPVWTWVSLGLFPFAAYAFYRVERRADRLGRTPLVPPSLLRLESLRRGLALVVPFSIGFGGFMFVIAVALQQGLKLGPAAAGLSLAPMAVAFFAASLAGPRLVRRFGSRVVTAGGLIQGLGVVVLALTVWLRWPALGLPGLLPGVAVAGLGQGLQLPVLLRIVLSDVPAERAGVGGGVMTTAQQAALALGVATLGTLFLALVPGSGMRDALIVTLLVQLAAVALTTLLSLRLPRTVG; this is encoded by the coding sequence GTGAGTGAATCCTCCGTACGAACGCACACCCGCGCACGGGCCCTCCGGGCGGCCCGTGCGAAGCCTGCCGCCGCCGGGACCCCGGTGGCCCGGCACGATCACCCCACCCCGGTGCTCGGATCGCTCGGGCTGTTCACCGTGCTGCTCGGGGCGGCCCTGCCGCTGATCGACTTCTTCATCGTCAATGTCGCGCTGCCCACGATCGACCACAGCCTGGACGCGGGACCGGCCCTGCTCGAACTCGTCGTCGCGGGCTACGGACTCAGTTACGCGGTCCTGCTCGTGCTCGGCGGACGGCTCGGCGACATGGCGGGCCGCCGCAGGCTCTTCCTGCTGGGCATGGCCGCGTTCGGGCTGACCTCGCTCGCCTGCGGGCTGGCCCCGGACGCCTGGACTCTCGTCGGGGCGCGGGTGGCACAGGGCGCCTCCGCGGCACTGATGCTGCCGCAGGTGCTCGCCACCATCCAGGCGTCGACGGCCGGTCACCGGCGGGCGCGGGCGATGAGCCTGTACGGGGCGACTGCCGGGCTCTCCATGGTCGCGGGCCAGATCCTGGGCGGGGTGCTGGTCGCCGCCGCCCCGATGTCCTCGGTGTTCGGCGAGAGCGCGGGCTGGCGGTCGGTGTTCCTGGTGAACGTTCCGGTGGCCGCGGTGGGGCTCGTCCTGGCCGCGCGTGCCGTGCCGGAGACCCGTTCCAAGCGGCCCGCGCCGATCGACGTACCGGGGACGCTGCTGCTGGCCCTGTCGCTGGTGACGCTGCTGGCGCCGCTGACGGAGGGGCGTGCCGCGGGGTGGCCGGTGTGGACGTGGGTGTCGCTGGGACTGTTCCCGTTCGCCGCGTACGCCTTCTACCGGGTGGAGCGGCGGGCCGACCGGCTCGGGCGGACGCCGTTGGTGCCGCCGAGCCTGCTGCGGCTCGAATCGCTGCGGCGGGGGCTCGCGCTGGTGGTGCCGTTCTCGATCGGTTTCGGCGGCTTCATGTTCGTGATCGCGGTGGCGCTCCAGCAGGGCCTGAAGCTGGGCCCGGCGGCCGCGGGGCTCTCCCTGGCGCCGATGGCGGTGGCCTTCTTCGCCGCCTCACTGGCCGGTCCGCGGCTGGTACGCAGGTTCGGCAGCCGGGTCGTGACGGCGGGCGGGCTGATCCAGGGGCTGGGCGTGGTGGTGCTGGCGCTCACCGTGTGGCTCCGGTGGCCCGCACTCGGACTGCCGGGGCTGCTGCCGGGCGTCGCGGTCGCCGGTCTGGGGCAGGGGCTTCAACTCCCCGTCCTGCTGCGCATCGTGCTCTCCGACGTACCGGCCGAACGGGCGGGCGTGGGCGGCGGTGTGATGACGACGGCGCAGCAGGCGGCGCTGGCGCTGGGCGTGGCGACGCTCGGGACGCTGTTCCTCGCGCTGGTGCCGGGCTCGGGGATGCGGGACGCGCTGATCGTGACACTGCTGGTGCAGCTGGCGGCGGTGGCGTTGACGACCCTGCTGAGCCTGCGGCTGCCGCGCACGGTGGGCTGA
- a CDS encoding glycine--tRNA ligase — translation MAADKIDTIVSLSKRRGFVYPCSEIYGGQKAAWDYGPLGVEMKENLKRQWWRYMVTSREDVVGLDSSVILAPEVWVASGHVATFSDPLTECTSCHKRYRADHLEEAYEEKHGKPPVNGLADLNCPNCGNKGTFTEPKQFSGLLSTHLGPTQDSGSVAYLRPETAQGIFTNFGQVQQTSRKKPPFGIAQMGKSFRNEITPGNFIFRTREFEQMEMEFFVKPGEDEQWQEYWMEQRWNWYTGLGMREENMRWFEHPAEKLSHYSKRTADIEYRFRFGGSEWGELEGVANRTDYDLKAHSKASGTDLSYFDQEAGERWTPYVIEPAAGVGRSLLAFLLDAYIEDEAPNAKGVMEKRTVMRLDPRLAPVKVAVLPLSRNPQLSPKAKGLATDLRKNWNIEFDDAGAIGRRYRRQDEIGTPFCVTVDFDTLDDNAVTVRERDTMQQERVSLDQIQAYLGARLLGC, via the coding sequence GTGGCCGCCGACAAGATCGACACCATCGTCAGCCTGAGCAAGCGCCGTGGCTTCGTCTACCCCTGCAGTGAGATCTACGGTGGCCAGAAGGCCGCCTGGGACTACGGGCCGCTGGGCGTGGAGATGAAGGAGAACCTCAAGCGTCAGTGGTGGCGTTACATGGTCACCTCGCGCGAGGACGTGGTCGGTCTCGACTCGTCGGTCATCCTGGCCCCCGAGGTCTGGGTCGCCTCCGGCCATGTCGCCACCTTCTCCGACCCGCTCACCGAGTGCACCTCGTGTCACAAGCGCTACCGCGCCGACCACCTGGAAGAGGCGTACGAGGAGAAGCACGGCAAGCCCCCGGTCAACGGGCTCGCCGACCTCAACTGCCCCAACTGCGGCAACAAGGGCACGTTCACCGAGCCCAAGCAGTTCTCGGGCCTCCTCTCCACGCACCTCGGCCCGACCCAGGACTCCGGCTCGGTCGCCTACCTGCGCCCCGAGACCGCGCAGGGCATCTTCACCAACTTCGGCCAGGTCCAGCAGACTTCGCGCAAGAAGCCGCCGTTCGGCATCGCCCAGATGGGCAAGTCCTTCCGGAACGAGATCACGCCGGGCAACTTCATCTTCCGCACCCGCGAGTTCGAGCAGATGGAGATGGAGTTCTTCGTCAAGCCGGGCGAGGACGAGCAGTGGCAGGAATACTGGATGGAGCAGCGCTGGAACTGGTACACCGGCCTGGGCATGCGCGAGGAGAACATGCGCTGGTTCGAGCACCCGGCGGAGAAGCTCTCGCACTACTCCAAGCGCACCGCTGACATCGAGTACCGCTTCCGCTTCGGCGGCAGTGAGTGGGGCGAGCTGGAAGGCGTCGCCAACCGCACGGACTACGACCTCAAGGCGCACTCCAAGGCCTCGGGCACCGACCTGTCGTACTTCGACCAGGAGGCCGGCGAGCGCTGGACTCCGTACGTCATCGAGCCCGCCGCCGGTGTCGGCCGCTCGCTGCTGGCCTTCCTGCTGGACGCGTACATCGAGGACGAGGCGCCCAACGCCAAGGGCGTCATGGAGAAGCGCACCGTGATGCGCCTCGACCCGCGCCTGGCGCCGGTCAAGGTCGCGGTCCTGCCGCTGTCCCGCAACCCGCAGCTCTCGCCGAAGGCCAAGGGCCTGGCCACCGACCTGCGCAAGAACTGGAACATCGAGTTCGACGACGCGGGCGCCATCGGCCGCCGCTACCGTCGCCAGGACGAGATCGGTACGCCGTTCTGCGTCACCGTCGACTTCGACACCCTCGACGACAACGCGGTGACCGTGCGCGAGCGCGACACCATGCAGCAGGAGCGCGTCTCCCTGGACCAGATCCAGGCCTACCTGGGCGCCCGTCTGCTCGGCTGCTGA
- a CDS encoding VOC family protein produces the protein MPQMIFVNLPVKDLETSKNFFGKLGYDVNPQFTDETAACLVISDTIFFMLITESRFKEFTKKDIADSAKSTEVILCLSAESRAKVDEVADAALAAGGFPANDPMDEGYMYGRSFQDPDHHLWEVMWMDPEAVVGEG, from the coding sequence ATGCCTCAGATGATCTTCGTGAACCTGCCGGTGAAGGACCTGGAGACGTCGAAGAACTTCTTCGGAAAGCTCGGGTACGACGTCAACCCGCAGTTCACCGACGAAACAGCGGCCTGCCTGGTCATCAGCGACACGATCTTCTTCATGCTCATCACCGAGTCGCGCTTCAAGGAGTTCACCAAGAAGGACATCGCCGACTCCGCGAAGTCGACGGAGGTCATCCTCTGTCTGAGCGCCGAAAGCCGCGCCAAGGTCGACGAAGTCGCCGACGCCGCGCTCGCCGCCGGAGGGTTCCCGGCCAACGACCCCATGGACGAGGGCTATATGTACGGCCGTTCCTTCCAGGACCCCGACCACCACCTCTGGGAAGTCATGTGGATGGACCCGGAGGCCGTCGTGGGCGAGGGCTGA
- a CDS encoding alkaline phosphatase PhoX yields the protein MERRTFLRTAVIGSSAAAFGGTLWRGAAFADPAQPGTGPYGALQAANGNGIQLPSGFSSRIVARSGQTVTGTSYSWHSAPDGGATYADGTGWIYVSNAEVSSGSGGGASAVRFDSSGTVTSAYRILSGTNNNCAGGKTPWNTWLSCEEVTRGYVHETDPWGVKAAVQRPALGRFKHEAAASDPDHGYVYLTEDESDGRFYRFRPTTWGNLASGTLQVLVAGTGTSGPVTWATVPDPDGSPTQTRYQVSGAKVFNGGEGCFYAAGTCWFTTKGDNRVWAYDAGASSLSLAYDDSLVSGGAPLTGVDNVTRSASGDLYVAEDGGNMEICLITPDDTVAPFLRITGQSGSEITGPAFSPDGTRLYFSSQRGTSGSSSGGITYEVKGPFRT from the coding sequence GTGGAACGTCGGACCTTCTTGCGCACAGCCGTGATCGGCAGCTCGGCGGCGGCCTTCGGCGGCACCCTGTGGCGGGGTGCCGCCTTCGCCGACCCGGCCCAGCCGGGCACCGGCCCGTACGGCGCGCTGCAGGCGGCCAACGGCAACGGCATCCAGCTGCCGAGCGGCTTCAGCAGCCGGATCGTCGCCCGTTCGGGGCAGACCGTGACCGGGACCTCGTACAGCTGGCACAGCGCTCCCGACGGCGGGGCGACGTACGCCGACGGCACCGGCTGGATCTATGTGTCCAACGCCGAGGTGTCCTCGGGCAGCGGCGGCGGGGCGAGCGCCGTGCGCTTCGACTCCTCGGGCACCGTCACCTCCGCGTACCGGATCCTGTCCGGCACCAACAACAACTGCGCGGGCGGGAAGACCCCGTGGAACACCTGGCTGTCCTGCGAGGAGGTGACCCGGGGGTACGTCCACGAGACCGACCCGTGGGGCGTGAAAGCGGCGGTACAGCGGCCCGCGCTGGGCCGTTTCAAGCACGAGGCCGCGGCGTCCGACCCGGACCACGGGTACGTCTACCTCACCGAGGACGAGTCCGACGGGCGCTTCTACCGGTTCCGGCCCACGACGTGGGGCAACCTCGCGAGCGGCACGCTCCAGGTGCTGGTGGCCGGCACCGGCACCTCGGGCCCGGTGACCTGGGCGACCGTCCCCGACCCGGACGGCTCCCCCACCCAGACCCGCTACCAGGTCTCCGGCGCCAAAGTCTTCAACGGCGGCGAGGGCTGCTTCTACGCCGCGGGCACCTGCTGGTTCACCACCAAGGGCGACAACCGGGTGTGGGCGTACGACGCCGGCGCCTCATCCCTGTCGCTCGCCTACGACGACTCCCTGGTCAGCGGCGGCGCTCCGCTGACCGGCGTGGACAACGTGACGCGGTCCGCCTCGGGCGACCTCTATGTCGCGGAGGACGGCGGCAACATGGAGATCTGCCTGATCACCCCGGACGACACCGTCGCCCCGTTCCTGCGGATCACCGGCCAGTCCGGCTCGGAGATCACCGGACCCGCGTTCTCCCCGGACGGCACCCGGCTCTACTTCTCCTCGCAGCGCGGCACCAGCGGGAGTTCGTCGGGCGGCATCACGTACGAGGTGAAGGGCCCGTTCCGCACCTGA
- a CDS encoding MmyB family transcriptional regulator encodes MTTMAPESDIRRQELAGFLRSRRERITPEQVGLVRGRRRRTPGLRREEVAQLSAVGVTWYTWLEQARDIQVSPQVLDALARALLLDRSERSHLFALSGATDPAPGTECPSVTPALRTLLEQLEPIPACVQNSRYDILAYNRTYGRLLCDLDALPPEDRNCMILAFTDADWRASVVDLPEVNRTMAAKFRASMAGHLAEPAWKALLKRLETESAEFREVWERHEVVNQGGRTKYIRNAEVGLLHVEHTNLWLGPGSGPRLVSYPPADAVTRERLERLWSLAAAEPPSYGTMGE; translated from the coding sequence ATGACGACCATGGCGCCCGAGTCCGACATCCGGCGGCAGGAACTCGCGGGCTTCCTGCGCAGCCGCCGCGAACGGATCACCCCCGAGCAGGTCGGCCTGGTCCGGGGCCGGCGCAGACGCACCCCCGGGCTGCGCCGGGAGGAGGTCGCCCAGCTCTCCGCGGTCGGCGTCACCTGGTACACGTGGCTGGAGCAGGCACGCGACATCCAGGTCTCGCCCCAGGTCCTCGACGCCCTCGCCCGTGCCCTGCTGCTCGACCGGAGCGAGCGCTCCCACCTGTTCGCGCTCTCCGGCGCCACCGACCCGGCACCGGGCACCGAGTGCCCCAGCGTCACCCCGGCGCTGCGCACCCTGCTGGAGCAGCTGGAACCCATCCCGGCCTGCGTCCAGAACAGCCGGTACGACATCCTCGCGTACAACCGCACCTACGGGCGGCTGCTCTGCGACCTCGACGCCCTGCCGCCCGAGGACCGCAACTGCATGATCCTGGCCTTCACCGACGCCGACTGGCGGGCCTCGGTCGTCGACCTTCCCGAGGTCAACCGCACCATGGCGGCCAAGTTCCGTGCCTCTATGGCCGGTCATCTCGCCGAGCCCGCGTGGAAGGCGCTGCTCAAGCGGCTCGAAACGGAGTCGGCCGAATTCCGCGAGGTCTGGGAGCGGCACGAGGTCGTGAACCAGGGCGGCCGGACCAAGTACATCCGCAACGCGGAGGTGGGGCTGCTCCACGTCGAGCACACCAACCTCTGGCTCGGCCCCGGCAGCGGCCCGCGGCTGGTGAGCTACCCGCCCGCCGACGCCGTCACCCGGGAGCGTCTGGAGCGCCTGTGGTCCCTGGCAGCGGCCGAGCCCCCGTCGTACGGGACAATGGGGGAATGA
- the ppdK gene encoding pyruvate, phosphate dikinase gives MSENKDPQKFVYDFTEGNKDLKDLLGGKGANLAEMTNLGLPVPPGFTITTEACKVYLDSGEAPAALREEVSAHLAALEARMGKRLGQADDPLLVSVRSGAKFSMPGMMDTVLNIGLSDASVVGLAAQAGDERFAWDSYRRLIQMFGKTVLGVDGDLFEEALEAAKTAKKVSVDTDLAAADLKKLVAKFKKIVGAEAGRDFPQDPREQMDLAINAVFDSWNTDRAKLYRRQERIPGDLGTAVNVCSMVFGNLGPDSGTGVAFTRDPASGHQGVYGDYLQNAQGEDVVAGIRNTVALAELESIDKKSYDQLMQIMEKLETHYKDLCDIEFTIERGQLWMLQTRVGKRTAGAAFRIATQLVDQGLIDEAEALQRVNGAQLAQLMFPRFDHEATTELLGRGIAASPGAAVGKAVFDSYTAVKWSRSGEKVILIRRETNPDDLDGMIAAEGILTSRGGKTSHAAVVARGMGKTCVCGAEDLEVDTKRRRMTVGGRVIEEGDVVSIDGSNGKVYLGEVPVVPSPVVEYFEGRMHAGADDADELVAAVHRIMAYADRVRRLRVRANADNAEDALRARRFGAQGIGLCRTEHMFLGERREMVEKLILADTDAEREAALATLLPLQKADFIELFESMDGLPVTVRLLDPPLHEFLPDITELSVRVALAESRNDANENDLRLLQAVHKLHEQNPMLGLRGVRLGLVIPGLFAMQVRAIAEAAAQRKNAKGDPRPEIMIPLVGTVQELEIVREEADRVIAEVQAATGTNLKLTIGTMIELPRAALTAGQIAEAAQFFSFGTNDLTQTVWGFSRDDVEASFFTAYLEKGIFGVSPFETIDKDGVGALVRSAVEAGRATRPDLKLGVCGEHGGDPESVHFFHEVGLDYVSCSPFRIPVARLEAGRAAADPRGSDSR, from the coding sequence GTGTCGGAAAACAAAGATCCCCAGAAGTTCGTCTACGACTTCACCGAGGGCAACAAGGATCTGAAGGACCTCCTGGGCGGCAAGGGCGCCAACCTCGCCGAGATGACCAACCTCGGGCTGCCCGTCCCTCCGGGCTTCACCATCACCACCGAGGCGTGCAAGGTCTACCTCGACAGCGGCGAGGCGCCCGCGGCGCTGCGCGAAGAGGTGAGCGCGCACCTCGCGGCGCTCGAAGCGCGGATGGGCAAGAGGCTCGGCCAGGCCGACGACCCGCTGCTGGTCTCCGTCCGCTCCGGCGCCAAGTTCTCGATGCCCGGCATGATGGACACCGTCCTCAACATCGGCCTCTCCGACGCCTCCGTCGTCGGTCTCGCCGCCCAGGCGGGCGACGAGCGCTTCGCGTGGGACTCCTACCGCCGCCTCATCCAGATGTTCGGCAAGACCGTCCTCGGGGTCGACGGCGACCTCTTCGAGGAGGCGCTGGAGGCCGCGAAGACCGCCAAGAAGGTCAGCGTCGACACGGACCTCGCCGCCGCCGACCTGAAGAAGCTCGTCGCGAAGTTCAAGAAGATCGTCGGGGCGGAGGCCGGACGCGACTTCCCGCAGGACCCGCGGGAGCAGATGGACCTCGCCATAAACGCGGTCTTCGACTCGTGGAACACCGACCGGGCCAAGCTCTACCGCCGCCAGGAGCGCATCCCCGGCGACCTCGGCACGGCCGTCAACGTGTGCTCGATGGTCTTCGGCAACCTCGGTCCCGACTCCGGTACGGGGGTGGCCTTCACCCGTGACCCGGCCAGCGGCCACCAGGGCGTCTACGGCGACTACCTGCAGAACGCGCAGGGCGAGGACGTCGTCGCCGGTATCCGCAACACCGTGGCGCTCGCCGAGCTGGAGTCGATCGACAAGAAGTCGTACGACCAGCTGATGCAGATCATGGAGAAGCTGGAGACCCACTACAAGGATCTCTGCGACATCGAGTTCACCATCGAGCGCGGTCAGTTGTGGATGCTCCAGACCCGGGTCGGCAAGCGCACCGCGGGTGCCGCCTTCCGGATCGCCACCCAGCTCGTCGACCAGGGCCTGATCGACGAGGCGGAGGCGCTCCAGCGCGTCAACGGGGCGCAGCTCGCGCAGCTGATGTTCCCCCGCTTCGACCACGAGGCCACGACCGAGCTGCTCGGCCGCGGGATCGCCGCGTCCCCGGGCGCCGCCGTCGGCAAGGCGGTCTTCGACTCGTACACGGCCGTCAAGTGGTCCCGCTCCGGCGAGAAGGTCATCCTCATCCGCCGCGAGACCAACCCGGACGACCTCGACGGCATGATCGCCGCCGAGGGCATCCTGACCTCCCGCGGCGGCAAGACCTCGCACGCCGCGGTCGTCGCCCGGGGCATGGGCAAGACCTGTGTCTGCGGCGCCGAGGACCTGGAGGTCGACACCAAGCGGCGCCGGATGACGGTGGGCGGCCGGGTGATCGAGGAGGGCGACGTCGTCTCCATCGACGGCTCCAACGGCAAGGTGTACCTCGGTGAGGTACCCGTCGTGCCGTCCCCGGTCGTCGAGTACTTCGAGGGCCGGATGCACGCGGGCGCCGACGACGCCGACGAACTGGTCGCCGCCGTGCACCGGATCATGGCGTACGCGGACCGGGTGCGCCGGCTGCGCGTACGGGCCAACGCGGACAACGCCGAGGACGCCCTGCGGGCCCGGCGCTTCGGGGCCCAGGGCATCGGCCTGTGCCGCACCGAGCACATGTTCCTCGGCGAGCGCCGCGAGATGGTCGAGAAGCTGATCCTCGCGGACACCGACGCCGAGCGCGAGGCCGCCCTGGCCACGCTGCTGCCGTTGCAGAAGGCCGACTTCATCGAGCTGTTCGAGTCGATGGACGGGCTGCCCGTCACCGTACGGCTGCTCGATCCGCCGCTGCACGAGTTCCTGCCCGACATCACCGAGCTCTCGGTACGGGTCGCGCTCGCCGAGTCCCGCAACGACGCCAACGAGAACGATCTGCGCCTGCTCCAGGCGGTCCACAAGCTGCACGAGCAGAACCCGATGCTGGGCCTGCGCGGGGTACGTCTGGGCCTGGTCATCCCAGGTCTGTTCGCGATGCAGGTGCGCGCCATCGCCGAGGCGGCCGCCCAGCGCAAGAACGCCAAGGGCGACCCGCGCCCCGAGATCATGATTCCGCTCGTCGGCACGGTCCAGGAGCTGGAGATCGTCCGCGAGGAGGCCGACCGGGTCATCGCCGAGGTCCAGGCGGCCACCGGCACCAACCTGAAGCTGACCATCGGCACGATGATCGAGCTGCCGCGCGCCGCGCTGACCGCGGGCCAGATCGCCGAGGCGGCCCAGTTCTTCTCGTTCGGCACGAACGACCTGACCCAGACGGTGTGGGGCTTCTCCCGTGACGACGTGGAGGCATCGTTCTTCACCGCGTACCTGGAGAAGGGCATCTTCGGGGTGTCGCCGTTCGAGACGATCGACAAGGACGGCGTGGGCGCGCTGGTGCGCAGCGCCGTCGAGGCGGGCCGGGCGACCCGCCCCGACCTCAAGCTCGGCGTCTGCGGCGAGCACGGCGGGGACCCGGAGTCGGTGCACTTCTTCCACGAGGTGGGCCTGGACTACGTCTCCTGCTCGCCGTTCCGTATCCCGGTGGCACGCCTGGAGGCGGGCAGGGCCGCCGCGGATCCGCGGGGCAGCGACAGCCGCTGA
- a CDS encoding DUF6243 family protein, whose amino-acid sequence MAKSRNNLLGVGGQRKKLSRAEQQGAGPARNADRKTAEEKKQELLRKMRERAEGAQAAPSDDAAAAGPAAQQDAPAGS is encoded by the coding sequence GTGGCAAAGAGCCGCAACAACCTCCTCGGTGTGGGCGGACAGCGCAAGAAGCTGTCCCGCGCCGAACAGCAGGGCGCGGGTCCCGCGCGCAACGCCGACCGCAAGACGGCCGAGGAGAAGAAGCAGGAGCTGCTGCGCAAGATGCGCGAGCGCGCCGAGGGTGCCCAGGCCGCACCGTCGGACGACGCCGCGGCAGCCGGCCCGGCGGCACAGCAGGACGCCCCCGCCGGCAGCTGA
- a CDS encoding ArsR/SmtB family transcription factor — protein sequence MLRIHVSGSDLSKVRMATRPDALWETILSFHRLRDRRASTVFGKWRTESRARLNGEAHLLAAVVPPRGYFPDFLTPSREGSEPFGLDVGIEALRDTPADRLHQELALLAAGRQRGGRPPGERAHGAPGRSPEALLEALSGRTEPLGRLIGALRSYHRAAVEPYWPHIRASIEADRAIRGRALLDGGADGLLATLPPMIRWRSPVLEADYPVDRELHLNGRGLLLQPSFFCRGTPVVYRDPSLPPVLVYPVTHHGAPFFAEPGPWLGRLVGHTRSAVLQAIGNGCTTSELARRAGVSLASASQHASVLREAGLVLTLRHGSSVLHTLTPLGGSLLRGGAPLALS from the coding sequence GTGCTGCGTATCCATGTGTCCGGGTCGGACCTTTCCAAGGTGCGGATGGCCACCAGGCCCGACGCATTGTGGGAAACCATTCTCAGTTTCCATCGATTGAGAGACCGACGCGCTTCCACGGTGTTCGGGAAATGGCGAACGGAATCCCGGGCCCGGTTGAATGGTGAAGCACACCTGCTGGCCGCGGTAGTTCCACCGCGCGGTTATTTCCCGGATTTCCTGACGCCTTCCCGGGAAGGCAGCGAGCCCTTCGGCCTCGATGTCGGAATAGAAGCCCTCCGTGACACCCCCGCCGACCGGCTCCACCAGGAACTGGCCCTGCTGGCCGCCGGGCGGCAACGAGGTGGACGGCCGCCGGGCGAGCGGGCCCACGGTGCGCCCGGCCGCTCGCCCGAAGCCCTGCTGGAGGCGCTCTCGGGCCGCACCGAACCGCTCGGCCGTCTCATAGGCGCCCTGCGCAGCTACCACCGCGCCGCCGTCGAACCGTACTGGCCGCACATCCGGGCGAGCATCGAGGCCGACCGGGCCATCCGGGGCCGCGCCCTGCTGGACGGGGGCGCGGACGGGCTGCTGGCCACCCTGCCGCCCATGATCCGGTGGCGCTCACCCGTGCTGGAGGCGGACTATCCCGTCGACCGCGAACTGCACCTGAACGGGCGGGGGTTGCTGCTCCAGCCGTCGTTCTTCTGCCGGGGCACCCCGGTCGTCTACCGCGACCCCAGCCTCCCGCCCGTCCTCGTCTACCCGGTGACCCATCACGGCGCCCCGTTCTTCGCCGAACCCGGTCCGTGGCTCGGCCGGCTCGTCGGGCACACCCGCTCCGCCGTCCTCCAGGCCATCGGCAACGGCTGTACGACGAGCGAGCTCGCCCGCAGGGCCGGGGTGTCCCTGGCATCGGCCAGCCAGCACGCCTCCGTGCTGCGCGAGGCGGGCCTGGTCCTCACCCTGCGCCACGGCAGCTCGGTCCTGCACACGCTCACCCCGCTGGGCGGCTCGCTGCTCAGGGGCGGCGCTCCGCTCGCCCTCTCCTGA